The genomic window TTGTACCTGCTCAAACCCGATATGTTCTACTATGACTTTATCACCCTCAGACAGGCTTTAGGTGCTTACGTTGCGGTCTTTATATTAGCTTTCGCTTACAATACCGTTATCTCTGACCTAATCGGTGTTCTGAGTGAGAGAGCTTCTGTGGACGCTCTCACAGGACTTTACAGCAGATACTTCTTTCTGGAGAGTTTATCAAAGGCTATATCCCAGCTGGAGAGAGGAAAGGATGTTAGGCATACCATTGTGTACCTTGACCTTGACAATTTTAAGAGGGTAAACGACACCCACGGACACCATGTTGGAGATGAGGTTCTAAGACACATAGCCGACCTGCTAAGGAACTACTTCAGGAGGGCAGATATAGTGGCACGCTTTGGAGGGGATGAGTTCATGATATTAGCCCACAACGGGGCAAGGGAGGGTATAGAAGAGAGGTTGAAGGCTTTGAGAAAGGAAATAGAGAACAGGTTCAAAGATTACGGACTATCCCTGAGCTACGGGATAGTCCAGATACCCGAAGACGGAACAGATGCAGACCGGCTCATAAGGGAAGCGGATAAACGTATGTATGAGATGAAGGTAAAGAACAAGCGTTAGTTTTTGGTGGAGGCGGCGGGAATCGAACCCGCGTCCGAGGACGATGACCCGGTCCGGGGCTCTACAGGCTTAGCCCGTGTTTGGTTCTGCCCTCAGGTTGCCCACGGGCAGGCTTCCCGAGGGGAGCACGGGTACTTTCTCGGAAGCTCCTCACCGTGCATTGGAGCTTCCCAGCCTCTGTTCTCTGACGCCTTCAGGTCAGCCAGAGGCGAACCTCCCTGAGGCGCGCTGCCTTTTTAATTAGGCAGCGAGAGCGACTTCAGCTTCGGGAAGTGTTGTGAATGGCTGTTAAGGTTGCCAACCTGCCTGCTCCCCGGGGACCATCAGACCCCGTCGAAACCTGTCGCCCCCTTAGCTGAGCCAATATTTCAATTTAAACTTTTTTAATAGCAGGTCAAGGACTTAAGAGTGTTCACAAGCTCTGCTATGTCTTCTTCCTTGTATCTAAGGCTTACCGTTAGCCTCAGCCTTGCTTTACCCTTTGGAACTGTAGGATACCTTATCGCCTGTAAAAATATCCCCCTCTTTCTCAACTCTGAAGACATCTCCAGGGCTTTCGCCTCGCTCCCAACTATTATAGGGATTATGGGCGTGTTATGGAATTTAACCTCAACGGGAAGCTCCTTAAGCCTATCGTAGATACCTTTGGAAAGTATCCTCAAGTTTGAAACGATTTCTGGGTTCTTCTCAATCAGTTCAACGCTCTTTATCGCTCCTGCGCATAGAGAAGGTGGCAACGATGTGGTAAATATGAGACTCCTCGCTCTATTCAGGATAAGCTCTATGAGAGCCTTACTACCACATACGAAAGCCCCGTAACTTCCTAAAGCCTTTGATAGTGTTCCCATAACAACTACGTTCTCTCTCCACTCAAGTCCAAACTCCTTTAAACTTCCCCTTCCATCTCCTATAGTCCCTGTGGCGTGAGCATCGTCTATGTATAGCATGCAGTCGTACCTGTAAGAGAGTTCATACAGGGTTTTCAGATCTGCTACGTCCCCGTCCATGCTGAATACGCTGTCCGTGACTATGAGAGCTTTTCTGTACCTTTTCCTTTCTGCTTTTAGTATCTCCCCTAGGTGTTCATAATCCCTGTGTCTGAAGATTCTCTTCTCAGCCTTGGAGAACCTGCACCCGTCTATGAGTGATGCATGGTTTAACTCATCACTCAGTATTAAGTCCCCCTCCTCTGCCAGAACCGGTATAGTTCCAACGTTTGCGAGATATCCAGAGCCGAAGAGTACACAGGCAGGAGTTCCTTTGAACCTTGCCAGTTTGTCCTCTAAGGTCTTATGGTATGTGGTATATCCCGATACAAGCTGTGAAGCACCAGAGCCAAGCCCGTACTCTTTTAAAGCTTTTTCAGAAGCTCTTATCACCTCTGGGTGATCCCTAAGAGCAAGGTAATCGTTTGAGCAAAAATCTTTTAACCCCTCTCTTAGAACCCTTTCCCTGTAAAGGCTTCTTTCCCTTATCTTCTCCAACTCAAATTTTACCCACTCCATCACAACCTGAATTTAGGGATAAATTATTAAACTATGCTCGGAAAGAACTATAGG from Hydrogenivirga caldilitoris includes these protein-coding regions:
- a CDS encoding GGDEF domain-containing protein translates to MLPDILLRHRERFVYIYTITGVVALILFGVLPHTFAGHTAYALFEGTVALLLALNVVAYRWHRNYLILSNFAHFLIMLTFVFLIVTGGYRGTGIYWCYAYPLLSFFLTSKREIIFWNVAFLLSCLGLYLLKPDMFYYDFITLRQALGAYVAVFILAFAYNTVISDLIGVLSERASVDALTGLYSRYFFLESLSKAISQLERGKDVRHTIVYLDLDNFKRVNDTHGHHVGDEVLRHIADLLRNYFRRADIVARFGGDEFMILAHNGAREGIEERLKALRKEIENRFKDYGLSLSYGIVQIPEDGTDADRLIREADKRMYEMKVKNKR
- the bioF gene encoding 8-amino-7-oxononanoate synthase; translated protein: MEWVKFELEKIRERSLYRERVLREGLKDFCSNDYLALRDHPEVIRASEKALKEYGLGSGASQLVSGYTTYHKTLEDKLARFKGTPACVLFGSGYLANVGTIPVLAEEGDLILSDELNHASLIDGCRFSKAEKRIFRHRDYEHLGEILKAERKRYRKALIVTDSVFSMDGDVADLKTLYELSYRYDCMLYIDDAHATGTIGDGRGSLKEFGLEWRENVVVMGTLSKALGSYGAFVCGSKALIELILNRARSLIFTTSLPPSLCAGAIKSVELIEKNPEIVSNLRILSKGIYDRLKELPVEVKFHNTPIIPIIVGSEAKALEMSSELRKRGIFLQAIRYPTVPKGKARLRLTVSLRYKEEDIAELVNTLKSLTCY